The genome window GAAGCAACAGGAGCGGGGTTTTCCCGAAACACCGGGCGGAAAATAGGACACATCACACTCGGTTTCCGTCATGGACATGTTATATAATGATTGCATGTTTGAGCGCTTCCGCCGCCTGTTTAACGCTCCCATTTTCTCCGATGAGGAGAAAACGCACAATTCGCAAATTATTAATGCTTTTGGATGGGTGGTCATCACCGTCCTGCTCATCCTTTATATTTGGCGCTGGGTGAGCGGGGAATGGCTGAGTTATTCCTCCCGTTATGTTTTTCCGATCCTCATTCTGATCGTACTCGTGTCGCTGTTCATGCTCCACCGCGGGTATGTGCGCGGTGCGGGCGTTTTTTTGGTGGCGTTCACCTGGTTGGGACTCACCTATCAAGCCTCGCAATCGACTGGGCTTCGCGATGTCGCGACCATGTCCTATCTCGCCATCATCCTGCTGGCGGGTCTCCTGCTTGGCTGGCGGGAAGGTTTGTTAACGGGCATGGTCAGCCTGGCAATGATATGGTATTTCGCTATTCAAGAACAGCACGGAATTTACCAGTTTCGGGCAGACCCTCCCCTCAGCTTTGCGCGCGACCTGACCGCCGTTTTCATCGCCACCGGAGTTCTTGTTTATCTCCTGATTCATAAACTGAATCGTTCGCTCACGGACGCGCGCCTGGAATTGAAAGAACGCCTGCGGGCGGATGAAAAATTGCAGGTCCAGGCGAGATATCTGACCGCGCTTCACGAGACCGCCCTTGGCCTGGTCAACCGCCTTGAACTTAATCCTCTCCTTGAGTCTGTCCTCACCTATGCGAGCGACTTGTTAAACACCCCCCATGTCGGGATAGACCTGCTCCTGCCGGACGAGTCCGCATTAAGGCAGGAACTGGGATACGGCATTTTTACAGACTACAACGGTGCGCTCACTCAAAAGGGTCTTGGCTTGAACGGTAAAGTTTGGGAGCAGGGAAAAACCATCCTTACCCAAAACTACGAAGCATGGCACGGAAAAAACCCCGAAGCGCTGAGTCTTGGGTTTGCTGCCGTGATCGGGGTGCCGCTGAAATCCGGCCCAAAAGTTGTCGGTACACTGCTCGTTGCATCCACGGATAAAAAAAAGAAATTCACGTCCGAACAGATCATCCTGCTGGAACGGCTTGCCGCGCTGGCGTCGCTTGCCATTGATAATGCCCGCCTTTATGAAAAGGCGCAAAAAGAGATCAATGAGCGAAAGATAATCGAGCAGGACCTGCGTTCCAGCGAGGAGCGTTTCCGCAAGGTTTTTAATAATAACAATATCGCCATTTCGATCGTCACCCTTGAAGAGGGCATATTCCTGGAGGCAAACGAAGCCTTCTGGCAATTGACCGGGCTTTCCCCGGGGCAGGCGCTTGGGCGTTCCTCATTGGCATTCAATCTATGGAAAACCCCTGCAGACCGCGCCAGGTTTGTGCGGGACCTGCTCGAAAAAGGCTCCTTGCAAAACGTTGAAGTTGAATTTCCAGGCAAGGGACACAACCAAAAACCGTCCATTGCCTATTATGAATTGATAAACATCAAGGATCAGCGTTGCATCCTTTGTATGTTCTATGACATCTCGGAACAGCGCCAGGCGGAACGCGCACTCAAGGAAAGCGAGGAACGCTTCCGCAAGGTATTCCACACCAGCCCGGTGGCGATCTGCCTCACCACCCTCGAAGAAGGACGCCTGCTCGACGCGAACGCTGCATACTGGAAGCTTACCGGCTACAACCCGCAGGCATCCATTGGCAGGACAATGATGGAATTGGAGGCGTGGTCCTCCGAGGAGGAACGGAAAGCCTTTACAAACGAGCTCATGGAAAAACGCTCCATTCTAAATCCGAATTATGAATTCGAGGACTACATAACCAGGGCGCCCCGTTATGCCATCGCCATATATGAATTAATGGATATCCGGGAACAGACCTGTCTTCTATCCATGTTCTATGATGTCACGGAACAAAAGCTGGCGCAGGACGCCCTGCAAAGCACAGAGGCACGAACGCGCGCCATCCTCGAGTCCATTCCAGATATGATCTTTGAGATATCGAAGGAGGGGGTGTTTTTGGATTTCATGGCGTCGGCTGAAATTTCACCTCTGATGCCGCCCGATGAATTTATCGGCAGGAACATCAGGGAATTATTCCCGCCGGCGATTGCCGGGCAAACCATGTTTGCGCTTGAGCGTGTACTTGCCACAAGCCAGCTGCATGCGTTTGAATATGGGGTGCCGCCCGGGGATGAGACCCAGTTCTTTGAAGCGCGGGTTACCGCGGTCACCTCCGAATCCGCCATCATTATGGTGCGCGATATCAGCCAGCGGAAATGGGTGGAGACCGAGCGCGAGAAATTGATCCAGGAACTGGAAGGCAAGAATAGTGAACTGGAACGCTTCACCTACACCGTCTCGCACGATCTAAAATCCCCGCTGATCACCATCAAGGGCTTTCTCGGATTTCTGGAACAGGACGCAGCCAGCGGGAACATCGCCCGCCTGAAAGCCGATACAAAACGGATTGCAGACGCCACCGATAATATGCAGGCCCTGCTCAATGAACTGCTTGAACTTTCACGCGTTGGGCGTTTGGTGAACCCGCACCAGGAGGTCCCCTTCGAGGAGATCGTCCGTGAGGCGCTGGAGCTTGTGCATGGCAGAGTGCATGCAAACTCCGTTCAGGTGTGTGTACAGGAAAACCTGCCGACCGTCCATGGAGACCGTCGGCGGCTGATCGAGATCCTGCAAAATTTAATTGATAACGCCGCAAAATTTGCCGGCTCCCACCCGAATCCTCTGATTGAGATCGGGCAGGATGGACATGAAGACGGCAGGCCGATCTTCTTTATCAGGGATAATGGCGTGGGCATTGACCCTGCTCACCATGAGAGGATCTTCGGGCTGTTCAACAAACTGGATGCGAACTCCGAAGGGACGGGCGTTGGCCTCGCCCTCGTGAAGAGAATTGTCGAGATTCACGGAGGCAGGATCTGGGTCCGCAGCGAAGCGGGAAAAGGAGCGACTTTTTTCTTCACGCTTCAGACCAAATCCGATTCCTGATTTATGATATAACTGGCTTCATCTCACCTGTGGAGGATTCACTTATATGAAACGTGCAGTCAGCATCAGTATTGGTTCATCCAAACGTAACAAGGCTGTGGAAGTGACTTTGCTTGGCGAAAAGGTCCGCATCGAACGAATCGGCACCGACGGTGATATGGAATCCGCCGCGAAAAAGTTTCAGGAATTGGACGGGACAGTGGACGCCTTCGGCGTTGGCGGCGCGGATTTGGGGGCGATTGTCGATGGAAAATGGTACACCCTGCATTCCGTGACCCCCATGGTGCGGTTTGTCAAAAAAACCCCTCTGGTGGATGGCGGCGGGTTAAAGAACACCCTTGAAAACAAAGCCCCTGCATTTTTAGATCAAAAAATCGGCGATT of Anaerolineales bacterium contains these proteins:
- a CDS encoding PAS domain S-box protein, whose translation is MFERFRRLFNAPIFSDEEKTHNSQIINAFGWVVITVLLILYIWRWVSGEWLSYSSRYVFPILILIVLVSLFMLHRGYVRGAGVFLVAFTWLGLTYQASQSTGLRDVATMSYLAIILLAGLLLGWREGLLTGMVSLAMIWYFAIQEQHGIYQFRADPPLSFARDLTAVFIATGVLVYLLIHKLNRSLTDARLELKERLRADEKLQVQARYLTALHETALGLVNRLELNPLLESVLTYASDLLNTPHVGIDLLLPDESALRQELGYGIFTDYNGALTQKGLGLNGKVWEQGKTILTQNYEAWHGKNPEALSLGFAAVIGVPLKSGPKVVGTLLVASTDKKKKFTSEQIILLERLAALASLAIDNARLYEKAQKEINERKIIEQDLRSSEERFRKVFNNNNIAISIVTLEEGIFLEANEAFWQLTGLSPGQALGRSSLAFNLWKTPADRARFVRDLLEKGSLQNVEVEFPGKGHNQKPSIAYYELINIKDQRCILCMFYDISEQRQAERALKESEERFRKVFHTSPVAICLTTLEEGRLLDANAAYWKLTGYNPQASIGRTMMELEAWSSEEERKAFTNELMEKRSILNPNYEFEDYITRAPRYAIAIYELMDIREQTCLLSMFYDVTEQKLAQDALQSTEARTRAILESIPDMIFEISKEGVFLDFMASAEISPLMPPDEFIGRNIRELFPPAIAGQTMFALERVLATSQLHAFEYGVPPGDETQFFEARVTAVTSESAIIMVRDISQRKWVETEREKLIQELEGKNSELERFTYTVSHDLKSPLITIKGFLGFLEQDAASGNIARLKADTKRIADATDNMQALLNELLELSRVGRLVNPHQEVPFEEIVREALELVHGRVHANSVQVCVQENLPTVHGDRRRLIEILQNLIDNAAKFAGSHPNPLIEIGQDGHEDGRPIFFIRDNGVGIDPAHHERIFGLFNKLDANSEGTGVGLALVKRIVEIHGGRIWVRSEAGKGATFFFTLQTKSDS